The following coding sequences lie in one Danio rerio strain Tuebingen ecotype United States chromosome 25, GRCz12tu, whole genome shotgun sequence genomic window:
- the mhc1lda gene encoding major histocompatibility complex class I LDA precursor: MDKVLHLMLILLPAVAPKGSHSLWMHSTYIKGQTPFPEFSFVLMLDDVRVMYYNGETKNVFPRGNATNEDDVFDLNVLRTISDKVHSSFEEKWVVATQDVNKTEVVLALQRIVGCELRHDGKPGQMITRDAARGSTTDELLYVDKNFTYQGTLNVPAFVLNMHLKISMWNHEHLYHPFCIKTLKGYLEKRKNQVNRKVKPKVRLLLKKLSSSFRVSCLATGFYPRHINLTLLRDGQPVSDHDVTGGDLLPNGDGTYQMRKSLQIRAEEREKHKYTCSAKHLSLDNKLDVNLDYPGERFEPVHSKVIVACVVGLVLLTIAGTIIECRKRKQSA, translated from the exons GATCTCACTCTCTGTGGATGCATTCAACGTACATAAAAGGACAGACTCCATTTCCTGAATTTAGTTTTGTACTGATGTTGGATGATGTCAGAGTCATGTACTACAATGGTGAAACAAAAAATGTCTTTCCAAGAGGAAACGCAACAAATGAAGACGATGTATTTGATTTAAATGTTCTTCGCACAATAAGTGACAAAGTGCATTCATCTTTTGAGGAAAAATGGGTAGTAGCAACCCAAGATGTAAACAAAACTGAAG TTGTTCTTGCCCTTCAGAGGATAGTTGGGTGTGAACTGAGACATGATGGTAAACCAGGACAAATGATCACACGTGACGCTGCCAGAGGATCCACCACTGATGAGCTGCTATATGTTGACAAAAATTTTACGTACCAGGGTACTTTGAACGTCCCAGCCTTTGTGCTAAATATGCATCTTAAAATCAGTATGTGGAATCACGAACATTTATATCATCCATTCTGCATCAAAACACTCAAGGGGTACCTTGAAAAAAGGAAGAATCAAGTCAACAGAAAAG taaaaCCCAAAGTCAGGCTTCTCTTGAAAAAGCTGTCTTCTAGTTTTCGTGTGAGTTGTTTGGCGACTGGGTTTTACCCTCGTCACATCAACCTGACCCTGTTGAGAGATGGACAGCCTGTATCTGATCATGATGTCACTGGAGGAGATCTGCTGCCCAATGGAGACGGGACGTACCAGATGAGGAAGAGTCTGCAGATAAGAGCAGAGGagagagaaaaacacaaatacaccTGCTCTGCCAAACACCTCAGTCTGGACAACAAACTGGATGTTAATTTGG ATTATCCAGGGGAAAGATTTGAGCCAGTGCATTCCAAGGTGATAGTGGCTTGCGTGGTTGGGTTGGTGTTACTGACCATAGCTGGCACTATCATTGAATGCAGGAAGAGAAAGCAGTCAG CTTAA